From one Variovorax sp. PBL-H6 genomic stretch:
- the der gene encoding ribosome biogenesis GTPase Der, whose translation MKPVIALVGRPNVGKSTLFNRLTQTRDAIVADFAGLTRDRHYGNGRQGRYEFIVIDTGGFEPDAGSGIYKEMAKQTRQAVAEADVVIFVVDAREGVSAQDHDIANELRRLGKPCVLAANKAEGMKDNARLAEFYELGFGEVHGVSAAHGQGIRGLVELALDPLALPEADDEDEEEDVNKPIKLAVAGRPNAGKSTLINTWLGEERLVAFDLPGTTRDAISVPFERNGQRFELIDTAGLRRKGRVFEAIEKFSVVKTLQAIESANVVLLLIDATEGVTDQDAHIAGYILESGRAVVIAINKWDAVDSYQREQIQRQIETRLAFLKFASLHFISATRRQGLGPLWQAIAQAHKSATRKMSTPVLTRLLLEAVQFQTPKKAGMFRPKLRYAHQGGMNPPVIVIHGNSLEHVTEAYRRFLEGRFRKEFDLVGTPLRIEFKTSHNPYADKEG comes from the coding sequence ATGAAACCCGTCATTGCATTGGTCGGGCGCCCCAACGTCGGCAAATCGACGCTGTTCAATCGCCTGACCCAGACGCGCGACGCCATCGTTGCCGACTTTGCCGGCCTCACGCGAGACCGCCACTACGGCAACGGCCGCCAGGGCAGGTACGAGTTCATCGTCATCGACACGGGCGGCTTCGAGCCCGACGCGGGCAGCGGCATCTACAAGGAAATGGCCAAGCAGACGCGACAGGCGGTGGCCGAGGCCGACGTGGTGATTTTCGTGGTCGATGCGCGCGAGGGGGTGTCGGCGCAGGACCACGACATCGCCAACGAGCTGCGCCGCCTCGGCAAGCCTTGCGTGCTGGCGGCCAACAAGGCCGAAGGCATGAAGGACAATGCGCGCCTCGCCGAGTTCTACGAACTGGGCTTCGGCGAGGTGCATGGCGTCTCGGCCGCGCATGGTCAGGGCATCCGCGGGCTGGTCGAGCTCGCGCTCGACCCGTTGGCGCTGCCCGAGGCGGACGACGAGGACGAGGAAGAAGACGTCAACAAGCCGATCAAGCTGGCCGTCGCGGGCCGGCCCAACGCTGGCAAGTCCACCCTGATCAACACCTGGCTCGGCGAGGAGCGGCTGGTCGCCTTCGATCTGCCCGGCACCACGCGCGACGCGATCTCCGTGCCGTTCGAGCGCAACGGACAGCGCTTCGAACTCATCGACACCGCAGGCCTCAGGCGAAAGGGCAGAGTGTTCGAGGCGATCGAGAAGTTCTCGGTGGTCAAGACCCTGCAGGCCATCGAGTCCGCCAATGTCGTGCTGCTCCTGATCGACGCCACCGAGGGCGTTACCGACCAGGACGCCCACATCGCCGGCTATATCCTGGAGAGCGGCCGCGCGGTGGTGATCGCGATCAACAAGTGGGATGCGGTCGACAGCTACCAGCGCGAGCAGATCCAGCGCCAGATCGAAACCCGGCTGGCCTTCCTGAAGTTCGCCTCCCTGCACTTCATCTCGGCCACCCGGCGCCAGGGGCTGGGCCCGCTGTGGCAGGCCATCGCACAGGCGCACAAGTCGGCCACTCGCAAGATGTCGACGCCGGTGCTCACGCGGTTGCTGCTCGAGGCCGTGCAGTTCCAGACACCGAAGAAGGCCGGCATGTTCCGGCCCAAGCTGCGCTATGCCCACCAGGGGGGCATGAATCCGCCGGTGATCGTCATTCATGGCAA
- the bamB gene encoding outer membrane protein assembly factor BamB translates to MNFSQRSMLPASFLRATAAALVVATLAACSGTAKPKPAELPPNPAVLGVRQAWSIRIPKVAFPLTTDVSGDRVTVASSDGTVTMIDARSGQESWRASVGVPLSAGVGSDGSLVAVITTDNELVALQGGKVLWRQRLPAQSYTAPLVAGRRVFVQSADRTTTAWDGQSGRRLWSQQRTAENLVLKRPGVLIAVGDTLVTGVGGRLVGINPSNGTSRWEAPIAAPRGTNDVERLVDLTGSVSRVGDSVCARAYYASVGCVDTSRGTLLWSKPASGADGISGDDRFIYGTEDNGNVVAWRRDNGERAWQIERFKYRTLTAPLAVGRSLIIGDAAGLVHVVSREDGALLNRLTPDGSPIAAAPVLSGNTVVVVTRNGGVFGYRPE, encoded by the coding sequence ATGAATTTCAGCCAGCGTTCGATGCTTCCCGCCTCCTTCCTGCGCGCCACGGCCGCTGCGCTCGTCGTCGCCACGCTCGCGGCCTGCTCGGGCACCGCCAAGCCCAAGCCGGCCGAACTGCCGCCCAACCCGGCGGTGCTCGGAGTGCGGCAGGCCTGGAGCATCCGCATCCCGAAGGTGGCGTTCCCGCTCACGACGGACGTGAGCGGCGACAGGGTGACGGTGGCTTCGAGCGACGGCACGGTGACCATGATCGATGCCCGCTCGGGCCAGGAGTCCTGGCGTGCCAGCGTGGGCGTTCCGCTGTCTGCCGGCGTGGGGAGCGACGGTTCGCTGGTGGCGGTGATCACCACCGACAACGAACTCGTCGCCCTTCAGGGCGGCAAGGTGCTGTGGCGGCAGCGGCTTCCGGCCCAGTCGTACACGGCGCCGCTGGTGGCCGGCCGCCGCGTCTTTGTGCAGAGCGCGGACCGCACGACTACCGCGTGGGATGGCCAGAGCGGGCGCCGCCTGTGGTCGCAGCAGCGCACCGCCGAGAACCTCGTGCTGAAGCGGCCCGGCGTGCTGATCGCCGTCGGCGACACGCTGGTGACCGGTGTCGGCGGCCGACTGGTCGGCATCAACCCGTCCAACGGCACCTCGCGCTGGGAAGCGCCGATTGCCGCACCGCGCGGCACCAACGACGTCGAGCGCCTGGTTGACCTGACCGGAAGCGTGAGCCGCGTCGGCGACTCGGTCTGCGCGCGCGCCTACTACGCCAGCGTCGGCTGCGTCGACACCTCGCGCGGCACCTTGCTGTGGAGCAAGCCGGCCAGTGGGGCCGACGGTATTTCCGGCGACGACCGCTTCATCTACGGCACCGAAGACAACGGCAACGTGGTGGCCTGGCGCCGTGATAACGGCGAGCGCGCCTGGCAGATCGAGCGTTTCAAGTACCGCACGCTGACCGCGCCGCTCGCGGTGGGGCGCTCGCTGATCATCGGCGACGCCGCAGGCCTCGTGCATGTGGTCTCGCGAGAGGACGGCGCGCTGCTCAATCGGCTCACGCCCGACGGCTCCCCGATCGCAGCGGCACCTGTGCTCTCGGGCAATACGGTCGTGGTCGTGACCCGCAACGGCGGCGTCTTCGGCTACCGGCCTGAGTAG
- a CDS encoding YfgM family protein: MATHLDLEEQEQLDQLKHFWNTYGTLITWVVVLAAGAFLAWTGWQYWQREQAARASALYDELERGAQAGDTARVERALADMKSKFAGTAYAQQGGLLAARVLYEKGNAEASRTALAWVAEHGTDAGYQAVARLRLAGELLETKSYDEALKQLSAGMPKEFEALAADRRGDIYMRQGKREEAKAEYRKAWAAFDPGNEYRRLVEIKLNAVGVDPKSLASAGTASSAKNTP, from the coding sequence ATGGCCACCCATCTCGACCTCGAAGAACAGGAACAGCTCGATCAGCTCAAGCATTTCTGGAACACCTACGGCACGCTGATCACCTGGGTCGTTGTGCTGGCGGCCGGCGCCTTTCTGGCCTGGACCGGCTGGCAGTACTGGCAGCGTGAACAGGCGGCGCGCGCGTCGGCGCTCTACGACGAGCTCGAGCGCGGCGCACAGGCCGGCGATACGGCCCGCGTCGAGCGCGCGCTCGCCGACATGAAGAGCAAGTTTGCAGGCACGGCCTATGCCCAGCAGGGCGGCCTGCTGGCCGCTCGCGTGTTGTACGAGAAGGGCAACGCCGAGGCCTCGCGCACTGCGCTGGCCTGGGTGGCAGAGCATGGCACCGACGCCGGCTACCAGGCGGTGGCCAGGCTGCGCCTGGCGGGCGAGCTGCTCGAGACCAAATCCTACGACGAGGCGCTCAAGCAGCTCTCGGCCGGCATGCCCAAGGAATTCGAGGCCCTCGCGGCCGACCGCAGGGGCGACATCTACATGCGCCAGGGCAAGCGCGAGGAGGCCAAGGCGGAATACCGCAAGGCCTGGGCCGCCTTCGACCCGGGTAACGAGTACCGCCGACTGGTCGAGATCAAGCTCAACGCGGTCGGTGTCGACCCCAAGAGCCTGGCTTCGGCCGGCACCGCATCTTCCGCCAAGAACACACCATGA
- the hisS gene encoding histidine--tRNA ligase, whose protein sequence is MADKLNAVKGMNDTLPPESARWEWLEGVVRELMSRFAYRNIRTPVLEHTALFVRGIGEVTDIVEKEMYSFHDRSDKYGDNDHLTLRPENTAGIVRAAIEHNMLYDGGKRLWAIGPMFRREKPQRGRFRQFHQIDVEALGFAGPDVDAELVLLANALWKALGLTDVRLEINSLGQPAERALHRAQLVAHFEAHADQLDEDGRRRLHSNPLRILDTKNPAMKALVEAAPKLIDFLGAESLAHFDGLKAILDANGIAYTVNPRLVRGLDYYNLSVFEFVTDRLGSQGTVCAGGRYDGLFEQLGGKPAPAVGWAIGVERVLELLKEQGTVVPTPAPDAYAVVPDRAAMPIALRTLQQLRESGVRVQMHAATADGLGSFKSQFKKADSSGAAYALVFGADELARGELTVKALRDGTGAQTARPLADPAGWAATLQSPASKN, encoded by the coding sequence ATGGCTGACAAATTGAATGCCGTCAAAGGCATGAACGACACCTTGCCGCCGGAATCGGCGCGCTGGGAATGGCTCGAGGGCGTCGTGCGCGAGCTGATGTCGCGCTTCGCCTACCGGAACATCCGCACGCCAGTTTTGGAGCACACGGCGCTGTTCGTGCGCGGAATCGGCGAGGTGACGGATATCGTCGAGAAGGAGATGTATTCCTTCCACGACCGCTCGGACAAGTATGGCGACAACGACCACCTGACCCTGCGTCCGGAGAACACCGCCGGCATCGTGCGCGCCGCGATCGAGCACAACATGCTCTACGACGGCGGCAAGCGCCTGTGGGCCATCGGCCCGATGTTCCGGCGCGAGAAGCCACAGCGCGGGCGCTTCCGCCAGTTTCACCAGATCGATGTCGAGGCGCTGGGCTTCGCCGGGCCCGATGTCGATGCCGAGCTGGTCCTGCTGGCCAACGCACTGTGGAAGGCCCTCGGGCTGACCGACGTACGGCTGGAGATCAACAGCCTCGGTCAGCCGGCCGAGCGCGCGCTGCACCGCGCACAACTGGTCGCGCACTTCGAGGCGCATGCCGATCAGCTCGACGAAGACGGCAGGCGCCGCCTGCACAGCAATCCGCTGCGCATCCTCGACACGAAGAATCCGGCGATGAAGGCGCTGGTGGAAGCTGCGCCGAAGCTGATCGACTTCCTGGGAGCCGAGTCGCTGGCGCACTTCGACGGCCTGAAGGCCATCCTCGACGCCAACGGCATCGCCTATACGGTCAACCCGCGCCTGGTGCGCGGCCTCGACTACTACAACCTGAGCGTCTTCGAGTTCGTGACCGACCGCCTCGGCTCGCAGGGCACGGTATGCGCCGGCGGGCGCTACGACGGTCTGTTCGAGCAGCTCGGCGGCAAGCCCGCGCCCGCGGTCGGCTGGGCCATCGGCGTGGAGCGCGTGCTCGAGCTGCTGAAGGAGCAGGGCACTGTCGTCCCCACCCCTGCGCCGGACGCCTACGCCGTGGTGCCGGACAGGGCCGCAATGCCGATTGCGCTGCGCACGCTGCAGCAGCTGCGCGAATCCGGCGTGCGGGTGCAGATGCACGCAGCCACCGCGGACGGTCTGGGTAGCTTCAAGTCTCAGTTCAAGAAGGCCGACAGCAGCGGTGCGGCCTACGCACTGGTCTTCGGCGCCGACGAACTGGCGCGCGGCGAGCTCACGGTGAAGGCGTTGCGCGACGGCACGGGAGCCCAGACGGCGCGTCCGCTGGCCGATCCGGCTGGTTGGGCCGCCACCCTACAATCGCCGGCTTCCAAGAACTGA